The genomic window GGTCGTGCACGACGGCCGTCTTGTCGGGAAAGACGTACGCGTTGCGCGTGAGAAAGCTCAGCGGGCTGAGCTCGGTGCGGTAGACTTTTGCTTGCTTCGCCATTCATGCCCTCCGACGGGGATGGCGCAAGTTTACCCGGGCAGGGCGGAGGTTGGCGAGCCCCGGTTGGCACGAGGTTGACAGGAGCCGACGACAGAACTGTGGCCAAGCCCCCCATACGCGGGCGCCCCGCGCAGGCCACCAGGCCTGGTGCGGAGAAGGACGGGCCGCGGCGGCTCGCCGCCCTCTCGCTGGCGGCGCTCGGCGTCGTTTATGGCGACATCGGCACCAGCCCTCTCTATGCCTTCCGCGAATGCTTCAACCCCCAGCACGGGCTGGCGCCGACGGCCGCCGCCGTGTACGGCGTGCTCTCCCTCATCTCATGGTCGCTCATTCTGATCGTCAGCATGAAGTACGTCGTCTTCATCATGCGGCTCGACAACCGCGGCGAGGGCGGCATCCTGGCCCTGCTCGCGCTCGTCCTGCTGACGCGCCGCCGCGACCGGAGCCCGCAGCGGCGAGTCTTCCTGGCCATCGGTCTGTTCGGGGCCGCGTTGCTCTACGGCGACGGCGTCATCACCCCGGCGATCTCCGTCCTGGGCGCCACGGAGGGTCTCGAGATCGCCGCCCCCGGTTTCGCGCCGTACGTCGTGCCCGCCTCGGCCGTCATCCTGGTCGGTCTGTTCCTGGTCCAGCACCGCGGAACGGCCCGCGTGGGTGGCATCTTCGGGCCCGTCATGCTGGCCTGGCTCGTTACCATCGCCGTCCTGGGGGCGGTCGAGATCGCCCGCGTGCCCGAGATCCTGGCCGCGCTCAATCCCTGGTACGGCGCCCGGCTGCTGGCCGAGCACGGCTGGCGGGGGTTCCTGGCGCTGGGCGCCGTCGTGCTGGCCGTGACGGGGGCGGAGGCGCTGTACGCGGACATGGGCCACTTCGGCCGGACTCCGATCCGCCTGGCCTGGTTCGCCCTCGTCTTTCCGGCCCTGGTGCTCAACTACTTCGGGCAGGGGGCGTTGCTGCTGCGCTCGCCGGAGGCCGTGCGGAACCCGTTCTACCTTCTGGCGCCGTCGTGGTTTCAGTACCCGTTGCTGGTGATCGCCACTCTGGCTGCCATCATCGCGTCGCAGGCGCTGATTTCGGGCGCCTTTTCGCTCACCCGGCAGGCGGTGCAGCTCCGCTTCAGCCCCCGGCTGACGGTCGTGCACACCTCGCGGTCCGAGGCCGGTCAGGTCTACGTTCCCGCCGTCAACCGCGCGCTGATGGTCGGCTGTCTCCTCATCGTCTTCGCCTTTCAGTCCTCCAGCGCGCTCGGTGCCGCCTACGGCATCGCGGTGACCGGCACCATGGCGATCACCACCCTGCTCTTCTATGTGATCGCGCGCGACCGCTGGGGCTGGTCCCGATGGCGCGCCGTCGGGGTGGCCGGGATCTTCCTGGCTATCGATCTGGCCTTCCTGGGCGCCAACGCCGTCAAGATCGGCGATGGCGGCTGGGTGCCGCTGGCGATCGCCGGCGGCATGTTCATCCTCATGGAGACGTGGAACCGCGGTAGCCGCCTGCTGACCGGCGTCCTATCGCGGGCCGCCATCCCGCTGGACGAGTTCATCGCCGAGTTGGAGCGCGTTCCGCCGCCGCGCGTGCCGGGGACCGCGGTGTTCCTCACCAACGAGGTGGAGGGCGCGCCGCTGGTT from Candidatus Methylomirabilota bacterium includes these protein-coding regions:
- a CDS encoding potassium transporter Kup, producing MAALGVVYGDIGTSPLYAFRECFNPQHGLAPTAAAVYGVLSLISWSLILIVSMKYVVFIMRLDNRGEGGILALLALVLLTRRRDRSPQRRVFLAIGLFGAALLYGDGVITPAISVLGATEGLEIAAPGFAPYVVPASAVILVGLFLVQHRGTARVGGIFGPVMLAWLVTIAVLGAVEIARVPEILAALNPWYGARLLAEHGWRGFLALGAVVLAVTGAEALYADMGHFGRTPIRLAWFALVFPALVLNYFGQGALLLRSPEAVRNPFYLLAPSWFQYPLLVIATLAAIIASQALISGAFSLTRQAVQLRFSPRLTVVHTSRSEAGQVYVPAVNRALMVGCLLIVFAFQSSSALGAAYGIAVTGTMAITTLLFYVIARDRWGWSRWRAVGVAGIFLAIDLAFLGANAVKIGDGGWVPLAIAGGMFILMETWNRGSRLLTGVLSRAAIPLDEFIAELERVPPPRVPGTAVFLTNEVEGAPLVLQHHLRHNKALHERVILLSVVTEEIPEVDDERRMASESLPQGFYRVRVHYGFMEHPDVPEIVAHCCDHVAVDPEQTTFYLGRTHVVPTGRGPMMAWRKRLFHLMARNGASVTDFFKIPPNRVVELGAQIEL